The sequence AGCAGGCAAAGATGTCTTTGATAAACAAGGAAAAATCTTTTCTCTTATATAAGACATAAGAGCTTCTAAAAGTCTTCTATAAGACTTAAAGTCAAGGCACTGGCTGCGGCTTTGCAAGCGAACTTGCTCCAACCCGAAGCCAACCCTGTTCCATCAACCTCACGGAGTATCCCCATGCCTCAATCCCTGACCGAGCAACTGAGCCGCCAGCAGCAAATCGAAGCCCTGGAAAAAGACTGGGCCACCAACCCACGCTGGAAGGGCGTGAAGCGCGGCTACTCCGCGGCCGACGTCGTGCGTCTGCGCGGCAGCATGAACATCGAACACACGCTGGCCAAGCGCGGTGCCGAGAAGCTGTGGGACAAGGTCAATGGCGGCTCCAAGAAGGGCTATGTCAACGCCTTTGGTGCCATCTCCGCCGGCCAGGCCATGCAGCAGGCCAAGGCGGGTCTGGAAGCCGTGTACCTGTCGGGCTGGCAAGTGGCCGCTGACGGCAACACCTCCGAGACTATGTACCCCGACCAGTCGCTCTACGCCTACGACTCGGTGCCCACCATGGTTCGCCGCATCAACAACACCTTCAAGCGCGCTGATGAAATCCAGTGGGGCCGCGGCATCGAGCCGGGCAGCCCGGAATTCATCGACTACTTCCTGCCCATCGTGGCCGACGCCGAAGCCGGTTTCGGCGGCGTGCTCAACGCGTTCGAGCTGATGAAGAACATGATCGCCGCCGGTGCTGCCGGCGTGCACTTCGAAGACCAGCTGGCCGCCGTGAAGAAATGTGGCCACATGGGTGGCAAGGTGCTCGTGCCTACGCAAGAGGCCTGCGAGAAGCTGATCGCCGCGCGATTCGCCGCCGACGTGATGGGTGTTTCCACCATCGTGCTGGCCCGCACCGACGCCGAAGCCGCCAACCTGATCACCAGCGACCACGATGCCAACGACAAGCCTTTCCTGACCGGTGAGCGCACGCAAGAAGGTTTCTACCGCGTCAAGAACGGCCTCGAGCAAGCCATCAGCCGCGGCATCGCCTACGCGCCCTACGCCGATCTGGTGTGGTGCGAAACCGGCGTGCCCGACATCGGCTTTGCCCGCGAGTTCGCACAAGCCGTGCAAGCTGCTTGCCCTGGCAAGTTGCTGTCGTACAACTGCTCGCCGTCGTTCAACTGGAAGAAAAACCTCAACGACAAGCAGATCGCCTCGTTCCAGGAAGACCTGGCCGCACTGGGCTACAAGTACCAGTTCATCACCCTGGCCGGCATCCACATCAACTGGTTCAACACCTTCCAGTTCGCCCACGCCTACGCCCGCGGCGAAGGCATGAAGCACTACGTCAACATGGTGCAGGAACCCGAGTTCGCCGCACGCGACAAGGGCTACACCTTCGTGTCGCACCAGCAGGAAGTGGGCGCCGGTTACTTCGACGACGTGACCACCGTGATCCAGGGCGGCTCCTCCAGCGTGAAGGCCCTGACCGGCTCGACCGAAGAAGAGCAGTTCCACTGAGATCCCCGAGTCCGCCACAGAGCGGTTGGAGGAGACAAGGAGCCCGGGCCAGTCCCGGGCTTTTTTGTGGGAAAATTTGTGCTCTTTGAATCAGCAAGAGCGAGAAAGGCAATCTGGTTATGACACCGCGAACTCAGGAGATCACCCTCCCGGCCTTCTAAGGCCTGCAGTTCGCGCCTGCCCGATTCCCTTTCGACCCCCACCAGCGCGGCCCCTGCCGCGCTTTTTTGTTTTCTGGACCACCCCATGTTGCACATCACGCTCCCCGACGGTTCCCAACGCGAATTTCCCGGCCCGGTCACCGTGGCCGAGGTGGCCGCTTCGATCGGCAGCGGTCTGGCCAAGGCCGCACTGGCTGGCAAGATTGACGGCAAGGTGGTCGACACCAGTTTCCTCATCACGCAGGACAGCCCGCTGTCCATCGTCACCGCCAAGGACGCCGATGGTCTGGAAGTCATCCGCCACTCCACAGCCCACTTGCTCGCCTATGCGGTGAAAGAGCTGTTCCCGGACGCGCAGGTGACCATCGGCCCGGTGATCGAGCACGGTTTCTTCTACGACTTCTCGTACAAGCGACCTTTCACGCCCGACGACCTGGTGGCCATCGAGAAGCGCATGACCGAGCTGGCCAACAAGGACGAGCCCGTGGTGCGCCGCGTGTTGCCGCGCGACGAGGCAGTGGCGCATTTCAAGGGCATGGGCGAGCACTACAAGGCTGAGATCATCGCCAGCATCCCGAGCAATGAAGACGTGTCGCTCTACCGCGAAGGCGCCTTTGAAGACCTGTGCCGCGGCCCGCACGTGCCCAGCACTGGCAAGCTCAAGCACTTCAAGCTCATGAAGGTGGCTGGCGCCTACTGGCGCGGTGACCACCGCAACGAGATGCTGCAACGCATCTACGGCACGGCCTGGGCCACCAAGGACGAGCTCCAGCAGCACCTGACCATGATCGAAGAGGCCGAGAAGCGCGACCACCGCAAGCTCGGTCGCGAACTCGACCTGTTCCACATCGACGAACACGCGCCGGGCCTGGTGTTCTGGCACCCCAAGGGTTGGACGCTGTGGCAGGAGGTGGAGCAGTACATGCGCCGCGTCTACCGCGACAACGGCTACCAGGAGGTCAAAGGCCCGCAGATCATCGACAAGTCGCTGTGGGAGAAGACCGGCCACTGGGACAAGTACCGCGACAACATGTTCACCACCGAGAGTGAAAAGCGCGACTATGCCTTGAAGCCCATGAACTGCCCGGGTCATATCCTGATCTACAAGCAGGGCATCAAGAGCTACCGCGACCTGCCGCTGCGCTACGGTGAATTCGGCCAGTGCCACCGCAACGAGCCCAGCGGTGGCCTGCACGGCATCATGCGTGTGCGCGGTTTCACGCAAGACGATGGCCACATCTTCTGCACCGAAGAGCAGATCCTGCCCGAGTGCCTGGCCTACACGGCGCTGCTGCAGAAGGTCTACGCCGACTTCGGCTTCAAGAACATCATCTACAAGGTCGCCACGCGGCCAGAAGCGCGCATTGGCTCCGACGAAGTGTGGGACAAAGCCGAGCACGCGCTCATGGAAAGCTTGCGCGCTTCGGGCTGCGAATTCGAGATCTCCCCGGGCGACGGTGCGTTCTACGGCCCGAAGATCGAATACACGCTGAAGGACGCAATCGGTCGTCAGTGGCAGTGCGGCACCATGCAGGTCGATTTCTCCATGCCCGAAAGGCTGGACGCCGAATACGTGGGTGAAGACGGCGCCCGTCACCGCCCTGTGATGCTGCACCGTGCCATCGTCGGCAGCCTGGAGCGATTCATCGGCATCCTGATCGAAGAACACGCCGGCGCGCTGCCCACATGGCTCGCTCCGGTGCAGGTGGCGGTGCTCAACATCACCGACGCGCAGGCCGATTACTGTCGGGAAATCGCGAAATCATTGCAAAATCAAGGGCTTAGGGTCATAACCGACCTGCGCAACGAGAAAATTACGTATAAAATACGAGAGCACGCGTTGCAAAAGCTGCCTTTCATCGTTGTCGTGGGCGACAAAGAGAAAGAAGCTGGCGCCGTGGCTGTGCGGGCTCGGGGTAACAAAGACCTCGGTGTCATGCCGCTGGAAGCCTTTTCCAAACTCATTGCGGCAGACGTTTCATCCAAGGTTTGATTTCAAACATCCAGGTTGATGCCCTTGCTGCCGTGGCGCACCTCATGTGCATGCGGGCGGCCGAGGGGCCGCCCTGTCGCCTGAACTGCCCACATCAAGGAAACCACCATAGCTACCAACTTTCGCGACCGCCGCCAACGTGAAGAGCGTGCACACCGACTGAACCGTGAAATCATGGCTCCCGAGGTTCGCCTCAACGGCCCGGAAAACGAGCCGCTCGGCATCGTCAGTCTGTCTGAAGCGCTGCGCATGGCCGGTGAACTGGACGTGGACCTGGTTGAGATCGCGGCCACGGCCGTGCCTCCCGTGTGTCGCCTGATGGACTACGGCAAGTTCAAGTACCAGGAGCAGAAGAAGGCGGCGGAAGCCAAAGCCAAGCAGACGGTCATCGAGATCAAGGAAATCAAATTCCGGCCCGGCACCGACGATGGCGACTACAACATCAAGATGCGCAACATCCGGCGCTTCCTGGACGATGGTGACA is a genomic window of Hydrogenophaga sp. RAC07 containing:
- the aceA gene encoding isocitrate lyase, producing the protein MPQSLTEQLSRQQQIEALEKDWATNPRWKGVKRGYSAADVVRLRGSMNIEHTLAKRGAEKLWDKVNGGSKKGYVNAFGAISAGQAMQQAKAGLEAVYLSGWQVAADGNTSETMYPDQSLYAYDSVPTMVRRINNTFKRADEIQWGRGIEPGSPEFIDYFLPIVADAEAGFGGVLNAFELMKNMIAAGAAGVHFEDQLAAVKKCGHMGGKVLVPTQEACEKLIAARFAADVMGVSTIVLARTDAEAANLITSDHDANDKPFLTGERTQEGFYRVKNGLEQAISRGIAYAPYADLVWCETGVPDIGFAREFAQAVQAACPGKLLSYNCSPSFNWKKNLNDKQIASFQEDLAALGYKYQFITLAGIHINWFNTFQFAHAYARGEGMKHYVNMVQEPEFAARDKGYTFVSHQQEVGAGYFDDVTTVIQGGSSSVKALTGSTEEEQFH
- the thrS gene encoding threonine--tRNA ligase codes for the protein MLHITLPDGSQREFPGPVTVAEVAASIGSGLAKAALAGKIDGKVVDTSFLITQDSPLSIVTAKDADGLEVIRHSTAHLLAYAVKELFPDAQVTIGPVIEHGFFYDFSYKRPFTPDDLVAIEKRMTELANKDEPVVRRVLPRDEAVAHFKGMGEHYKAEIIASIPSNEDVSLYREGAFEDLCRGPHVPSTGKLKHFKLMKVAGAYWRGDHRNEMLQRIYGTAWATKDELQQHLTMIEEAEKRDHRKLGRELDLFHIDEHAPGLVFWHPKGWTLWQEVEQYMRRVYRDNGYQEVKGPQIIDKSLWEKTGHWDKYRDNMFTTESEKRDYALKPMNCPGHILIYKQGIKSYRDLPLRYGEFGQCHRNEPSGGLHGIMRVRGFTQDDGHIFCTEEQILPECLAYTALLQKVYADFGFKNIIYKVATRPEARIGSDEVWDKAEHALMESLRASGCEFEISPGDGAFYGPKIEYTLKDAIGRQWQCGTMQVDFSMPERLDAEYVGEDGARHRPVMLHRAIVGSLERFIGILIEEHAGALPTWLAPVQVAVLNITDAQADYCREIAKSLQNQGLRVITDLRNEKITYKIREHALQKLPFIVVVGDKEKEAGAVAVRARGNKDLGVMPLEAFSKLIAADVSSKV
- the infC gene encoding translation initiation factor IF-3, yielding MATNFRDRRQREERAHRLNREIMAPEVRLNGPENEPLGIVSLSEALRMAGELDVDLVEIAATAVPPVCRLMDYGKFKYQEQKKAAEAKAKQTVIEIKEIKFRPGTDDGDYNIKMRNIRRFLDDGDKCKITLRFRGREITHQDLGLALLNRIRDELADSIIVEQFPKLEGRQMIMMIAPGRKKTGGGAAKPAEAAAVPETGKTAA